A single window of Synechococcus sp. CBW1004 DNA harbors:
- a CDS encoding ABC transporter substrate-binding protein, protein MSRSALPVPQPSVPRRRVALALPGLAMALLVLIGLAGCQSRDPRPAAGTSREISVWTLDLAPRFSPYMQAVIQRWQARNPGVRVRWTDVPWSSVERKLLAAVFARTAPDLVNLNPPFAANLASKGGLRDLTPLLPSGTSERYLDGIWQAGRQGDLQFAVPWYLTTRVTMANRSLLRQAGYAAPPTRWEQVPAYAEAVKRRTGRYALFVTVVPDDSAELLESMVQMGVRLLDERQRAAFDSPAGRRAFAFWTDLYRRGLLPREVVSQGYRRAIELYQAGDLAQVATGPDFLRNLQTNAPGIAAVTRAWPALRGADGAVNVAVMNLVVPRQSPRAKEALDFALFLTDADNQLAFAREARVLPSSRQALSQLERELRGRPEPGANGALVQEARQLAAASLRQARVLVPATPGVKRLQAIIYTQLQRAMLGELTSDAALEEARRQWDRYAESRWP, encoded by the coding sequence CTGGCTGGCTGCCAGAGCCGCGATCCGCGCCCCGCCGCCGGCACTTCCCGGGAGATCAGCGTCTGGACCCTGGATCTGGCGCCCCGTTTCAGCCCCTACATGCAGGCGGTGATCCAGCGCTGGCAGGCCCGCAATCCCGGTGTGAGGGTGCGCTGGACCGATGTGCCCTGGAGTTCGGTGGAGCGGAAGCTGCTGGCGGCGGTGTTCGCCCGCACCGCCCCCGATCTGGTCAACCTCAATCCGCCCTTCGCGGCCAACCTGGCCAGCAAGGGTGGCCTGCGTGACCTGACGCCGTTGCTGCCGTCGGGGACCTCGGAGCGCTATCTCGACGGCATCTGGCAGGCGGGCCGTCAGGGCGATCTGCAGTTCGCGGTGCCCTGGTACCTGACCACCCGGGTGACGATGGCTAACCGCAGCCTGCTGCGCCAGGCCGGCTATGCGGCGCCACCGACCCGGTGGGAGCAGGTGCCCGCCTACGCCGAGGCGGTGAAGCGGCGCACCGGCCGCTACGCCCTGTTCGTCACCGTCGTGCCCGACGACTCGGCGGAGCTGCTGGAGTCGATGGTGCAGATGGGGGTCAGGCTGCTGGACGAGCGGCAGCGCGCCGCCTTCGATTCACCGGCGGGCCGCCGGGCCTTCGCCTTCTGGACCGATCTCTATCGGCGTGGTCTGCTGCCGCGCGAGGTGGTGAGCCAGGGCTACCGCCGCGCCATCGAGCTGTATCAGGCGGGCGATCTGGCTCAGGTGGCGACCGGGCCCGACTTCCTCCGCAACCTGCAGACCAATGCCCCCGGCATCGCCGCGGTGACCCGTGCCTGGCCTGCCCTGCGCGGTGCCGACGGGGCGGTGAACGTGGCCGTGATGAATCTGGTGGTGCCGCGCCAGAGTCCGCGGGCGAAGGAGGCGCTCGACTTCGCCCTGTTCCTCACCGATGCCGACAATCAGCTGGCCTTTGCGCGTGAGGCGCGTGTGCTGCCCTCCTCTCGCCAGGCTCTCAGCCAGCTGGAGCGGGAGCTGAGGGGCCGCCCCGAACCGGGCGCCAATGGAGCGCTGGTGCAGGAGGCGCGTCAGCTCGCGGCCGCCAGCCTGAGGCAGGCCCGTGTTCTTGTGCCGGCGACACCGGGCGTGAAACGCCTGCAGGCCATCATCTACACGCAGTTGCAGCGGGCCATGCTCGGGGAGCTCACCAGCGATGCCGCGCTTGAGGAGGCCCGCCGGCAGTGGGACCGCTATGCGGAGTCGCGCTGGCCCTGA
- the rpaB gene encoding response regulator transcription factor RpaB, which yields MPSLLHGERFSGHGPSQEEGDHRATLLVVDDEPAVRRVLVMRLQMAGYRVVCAEDGEEALQVFQREQPDLVVLDVMMPKLDGFAVCRRLRAESCVPIIFLSALDAIAERVAGLDLGADDYLPKPFSPKELEARIATILRRVGRGSATAEPRDAASGSGVLRVGELVVDTNRRQVSRDGQRIALTYTEFSLLELLFREPGRVVPRAEILEQLWGYPPRRAADLRVVDVYVARLRGKLEPDPRNPELILTVRGTGYASQRIGDTALAVAG from the coding sequence ATGCCGTCCCTGCTGCACGGCGAACGTTTCTCCGGCCATGGCCCGTCCCAGGAGGAGGGGGACCATCGCGCCACGCTCCTGGTGGTGGACGATGAGCCTGCGGTGCGACGCGTACTGGTGATGCGTCTGCAGATGGCCGGTTACCGCGTGGTCTGCGCCGAGGATGGCGAGGAAGCCCTTCAGGTCTTCCAGCGCGAGCAGCCCGATCTGGTGGTGCTCGACGTGATGATGCCCAAGCTCGATGGCTTCGCCGTCTGCAGGCGCCTGCGTGCCGAGTCATGCGTGCCGATCATCTTTCTGTCGGCCCTCGACGCCATCGCCGAGCGGGTGGCCGGCCTGGATCTGGGGGCCGATGACTATCTCCCCAAGCCGTTCAGTCCCAAGGAGCTGGAGGCCCGCATCGCCACCATCCTGCGGCGTGTCGGACGCGGCTCCGCCACCGCCGAACCGCGCGATGCGGCCAGCGGCAGCGGTGTGCTGCGCGTCGGGGAACTGGTGGTGGACACCAACCGCCGCCAGGTGAGCCGCGATGGCCAGCGCATCGCCCTCACCTACACCGAATTCAGCCTGCTGGAGCTCCTGTTCCGCGAGCCTGGCCGGGTGGTCCCCCGCGCCGAGATCCTCGAGCAGCTCTGGGGCTATCCGCCCCGCCGCGCCGCCGACCTGCGCGTTGTGGATGTCTACGTGGCACGTCTGCGCGGCAAGCTCGAACCCGATCCGCGCAATCCCGAGCTGATCCTCACGGTCCGCGGCACCGGCTACGCCTCCCAGCGCATCGGTGACACCGCCCTGGCGGTCGCAGGCTGA
- the lysS gene encoding lysine--tRNA ligase gives MSDLRETRLEKARTLASLGHAPYALRFEPTHRTAELQEQHADLARGEEREVPVAVAGRVMTRRVMGKLAFFTLADESGPIQLYLERSTLEASHPDNPEVFSQLTTLTDAGDWIGVRGTLRRTDRGELSVKVTDWQMLSKSLQPLPDKWHGLADVEKRYRQRYLDLIVSPHTRETFRRRALVVSTMRRWLDERGFLEIETPVLQTEAGGADARPFETHHNALDLPLTLRIATELHLKRLVVGGFERVYELGRIFRNEGVSTRHNPEFTSVEIYQAHTDYHDMMQLTEELIAACAEAACGTTAITYQGTAIDLAPPWRRATMHDLVREATGLDFTTFSSREQAAAAMADVGLEVPEAADSVGRLLVEAFEQRVEAELIQPTFVLDYPVENSPLARAHRSKPGLVERFELFIVGRETANAFSELIDPVDQRQRLEAQQERRRAGDPEAQTVDEDFLHALEIGMPPTGGLGIGIDRLVMLLTDSASIRDVIAFPLLRPEPRDVPVGAAGNGPLPDGATSRNLQAPADASGR, from the coding sequence TTGTCGGATCTGCGCGAGACCCGTCTGGAGAAGGCCCGGACGCTGGCTTCCCTTGGCCATGCCCCCTACGCCCTGCGTTTCGAGCCCACGCACCGCACCGCTGAGCTGCAGGAGCAGCACGCCGACCTGGCCAGGGGCGAGGAGCGGGAGGTGCCGGTGGCGGTGGCCGGCCGGGTGATGACGCGGCGGGTGATGGGCAAGCTGGCCTTCTTCACCCTGGCTGATGAAAGCGGCCCGATCCAGCTGTATCTGGAGCGTTCCACGCTTGAGGCCTCCCATCCCGACAACCCGGAGGTGTTCAGCCAGCTCACGACGCTCACCGATGCCGGTGACTGGATCGGCGTGCGCGGCACCCTGCGCCGCACCGACCGGGGAGAGCTGTCAGTGAAGGTGACGGACTGGCAGATGCTGAGCAAATCGCTGCAGCCACTGCCCGACAAGTGGCATGGCCTGGCGGATGTGGAGAAGCGCTACCGGCAGCGTTATCTCGATCTGATCGTCTCGCCCCACACCCGTGAAACCTTCCGCCGCCGTGCCCTGGTGGTGAGCACGATGCGGCGCTGGCTCGATGAGCGGGGTTTTCTGGAGATCGAGACGCCGGTGCTGCAGACGGAGGCCGGAGGCGCCGACGCCCGTCCGTTCGAGACCCATCACAACGCTCTCGATCTCCCCCTGACCCTGCGCATCGCCACCGAACTGCACCTCAAGCGGCTGGTGGTGGGTGGCTTCGAGCGGGTCTATGAGCTGGGCCGCATCTTCCGCAACGAGGGGGTGAGCACGCGCCACAACCCCGAGTTCACGTCGGTGGAGATCTACCAGGCCCACACCGATTACCACGACATGATGCAGCTCACCGAGGAGCTGATCGCTGCCTGCGCCGAGGCGGCCTGCGGCACCACGGCGATCACCTACCAGGGCACCGCCATCGATCTGGCTCCCCCCTGGCGGCGCGCCACGATGCACGATCTGGTGCGCGAGGCCACCGGCCTCGACTTCACGACCTTCAGCAGCCGTGAGCAGGCTGCTGCCGCGATGGCTGACGTCGGTCTGGAGGTTCCGGAGGCCGCCGACAGCGTCGGCCGGCTGCTGGTGGAGGCGTTCGAGCAGCGGGTGGAGGCGGAACTGATCCAGCCCACCTTCGTGCTCGATTACCCGGTGGAGAATTCGCCGCTGGCCCGCGCCCACCGCAGCAAGCCCGGCCTGGTGGAGCGCTTCGAGCTGTTCATCGTCGGTCGTGAAACCGCCAACGCCTTCAGTGAGCTGATCGACCCGGTCGATCAGCGCCAGCGACTGGAGGCCCAGCAGGAGCGCCGTCGCGCCGGTGATCCGGAGGCGCAGACGGTGGATGAGGACTTCCTGCACGCCCTCGAGATCGGCATGCCCCCCACCGGCGGTCTGGGCATCGGCATCGATCGCCTGGTGATGCTGCTCACCGACAGCGCCTCGATCCGCGATGTGATCGCCTTCCCGCTGCTGCGCCCGGAACCGCGAGATGTTCCGGTGGGTGCGGCAGGCAACGGGCCGCTCCCCGACGGGGCAACCTCCCGGAACCTCCAGGCCCCGGCTGACGCTTCAGGACGCTGA